A single genomic interval of Candidatus Omnitrophota bacterium harbors:
- a CDS encoding NUDIX hydrolase, with protein MKPYRFCPICGTGLVGKPVDGRNSLVCDGCGWINYLNPVPVAACLVSNERSELLLVRRKIPPCEGKWGLPGGYIELDETAAQAAVRELEEETGIGGAFERYVGVEAQDSDIYGAVLVVGVELRGLTWELSPGDDAMDARFFAVKDIPEIPFKSHRQLIERFLSGRRS; from the coding sequence ATGAAGCCTTATAGATTTTGTCCTATCTGTGGTACGGGACTGGTCGGGAAGCCTGTTGACGGCAGGAACAGCCTGGTGTGTGATGGGTGCGGGTGGATAAATTATCTTAACCCGGTGCCTGTCGCGGCTTGTCTTGTATCGAACGAGCGTTCTGAGCTTTTGCTGGTCCGACGCAAAATACCGCCATGTGAGGGCAAATGGGGGCTACCCGGCGGGTATATCGAGCTTGATGAGACCGCGGCCCAGGCCGCGGTAAGGGAGCTTGAGGAAGAGACCGGGATCGGAGGGGCGTTCGAAAGATATGTGGGGGTAGAAGCCCAGGACAGTGATATATACGGCGCGGTACTTGTAGTAGGGGTCGAGCTTCGAGGGCTTACATGGGAGCTTAGCCCGGGTGATGACGCTATGGACGCACGGTTCTTTGCCGTGAAGGATATTCCGGAGATACCTTTTAAAAGCCACAGGCAACTTATAGAGCGGTTTTTGTCGGGCCGACGGTCTTAG
- the bioB gene encoding biotin synthase BioB, protein MSIGNYDEISGISTEELIDRADKIRRRCMGERLEVCSIINARSGSCPEDCKYCAQSARYCTDVKEYPLVHDDDILGAARLAGHNGAERFGIVTSGNRLTREDIKRIAATIREMTLVSKIKPCASLGALEEEDLRMLKEAGLTRYHHNIETSARFYPNVVTTHDHSQRVNTIKAAKRSGLEVCSGGILGMGETWQDRVDMALLLKELEVDSVPLNFLVPINGTPMAGREVMSPEDALRAIAIFRIILEDVEIKIVAGREAVFKDMQEMIFKAGANGMMIGGYLTIAGRTVEEDTALLGQVRRSWRLR, encoded by the coding sequence ATGAGCATAGGGAATTACGATGAGATATCAGGGATAAGCACGGAAGAACTGATCGACCGAGCGGATAAAATACGCCGGAGATGTATGGGTGAGCGCCTGGAAGTATGCAGTATAATTAACGCTCGATCGGGGTCCTGTCCGGAGGATTGCAAATACTGCGCCCAGTCAGCGCGTTATTGTACCGATGTTAAAGAATATCCTCTTGTTCATGACGACGATATCTTAGGAGCCGCCAGGCTTGCCGGACATAATGGCGCGGAACGTTTCGGGATAGTGACAAGTGGTAACCGCTTGACCCGGGAAGATATAAAAAGAATAGCGGCCACGATCAGGGAGATGACCCTGGTGTCGAAAATAAAGCCGTGCGCGTCCCTGGGGGCGTTGGAAGAAGAGGATCTCAGGATGCTTAAGGAAGCCGGGTTGACGCGATACCACCATAACATAGAGACTTCGGCCCGGTTCTATCCTAATGTAGTGACCACACATGACCATTCGCAAAGGGTCAACACCATAAAGGCCGCGAAAAGGTCAGGGCTGGAGGTCTGTTCCGGCGGGATATTGGGCATGGGGGAGACGTGGCAGGATAGGGTCGACATGGCGCTTCTCCTGAAAGAGCTGGAGGTGGATTCTGTCCCCCTGAATTTTCTTGTCCCGATAAATGGGACACCAATGGCGGGGAGGGAAGTGATGTCGCCCGAGGACGCGCTCAGGGCCATAGCGATATTCAGGATCATTCTCGAAGATGTGGAGATAAAAATAGTGGCCGGGAGGGAAGCCGTGTTCAAGGATATGCAGGAAATGATATTCAAAGCCGGCGCTAACGGGATGATGATAGGGGGGTATCTTACCATAGCGGGGAGGACAGTCGAAGAGGATACGGCACTTCTAGGACAAGTGAGGAGATCATGGCGCCTGAGATAA
- a CDS encoding 8-amino-7-oxononanoate synthase, whose amino-acid sequence MAPEIRSFMEEQVKNNALRELVEVSPAPGGRVIVGGKEYLNLSSNDYLGLSCHALMASEIIRSLSGSVVTSPSSRLLTGTTPAHTVLENRMAEWKAGEAALIFNSGYQANIGIISAIAGRKDVVFADRLVHASMVDGARLSGAKLIRFRHNDMEHLSSLLEKERSRYDKALILTESVFSMDGDMAPLAEVTTLKERFDCLLMVDEAHATGVFGRSGAGMIEAIGYAARADIIMGTFSKAIAGFGAYAVLSEAMRAYLVNSCRSFIYTTALPVYVVAANMAGLDLVQMEPWRRKTLLVNADILRRALTEEGCDTRGNSQIIPIITGGNDRTMRISAWLRRKGYWVAPVRPPTVPDGGSRIRVSLSAEHTSGMLERFARDMGEALKKNG is encoded by the coding sequence ATGGCGCCTGAGATAAGGTCTTTCATGGAGGAGCAAGTAAAGAATAACGCCTTGCGCGAACTGGTGGAGGTCTCTCCGGCGCCCGGGGGGAGGGTCATCGTCGGGGGCAAAGAATACCTGAACCTATCCTCCAATGATTACCTGGGACTCTCCTGTCACGCTCTCATGGCTTCAGAGATAATAAGATCACTTTCGGGAAGCGTTGTGACATCGCCGTCATCACGGCTTCTTACCGGGACTACGCCGGCACATACGGTACTTGAGAACAGAATGGCCGAATGGAAAGCGGGGGAAGCCGCTTTGATCTTCAACTCAGGATATCAGGCTAACATAGGTATTATCAGTGCCATAGCGGGCAGGAAGGATGTGGTGTTCGCTGACAGGCTTGTCCATGCCAGTATGGTCGACGGGGCGCGTCTTTCAGGGGCGAAACTTATCAGGTTCAGGCATAACGATATGGAACATCTTTCTTCTCTCCTGGAAAAAGAGCGTAGCAGATATGACAAAGCGCTGATACTTACAGAAAGTGTTTTCAGCATGGATGGGGATATGGCGCCGCTGGCGGAGGTGACGACGCTCAAAGAGCGTTTCGACTGTCTTTTGATGGTAGATGAAGCGCACGCTACCGGGGTCTTTGGCCGTTCGGGGGCCGGGATGATAGAAGCCATAGGCTATGCGGCCAGGGCTGATATAATAATGGGTACGTTCAGTAAGGCCATAGCCGGGTTCGGCGCGTACGCAGTCCTGTCGGAAGCGATGCGGGCGTATCTTGTTAACAGTTGCCGCAGTTTCATATATACCACGGCGCTGCCGGTCTATGTCGTGGCCGCCAACATGGCGGGATTGGACCTTGTCCAGATGGAGCCATGGAGAAGAAAAACCTTGCTGGTGAACGCTGATATTCTCAGGCGCGCGCTTACTGAGGAAGGATGTGATACGCGCGGGAACTCCCAGATAATACCGATAATCACCGGTGGCAATGACCGGACGATGCGTATAAGCGCGTGGCTCAGGAGGAAAGGGTACTGGGTGGCTCCTGTCCGTCCGCCTACGGTCCCTGACGGAGGTTCACGTATCAGGGTGTCGCTTTCAGCGGAACATACTTCCGGGATGCTGGAACGGTTCGCTCGGGATATGGGGGAGGCCCTGAAAAAAAATGGATAA
- a CDS encoding methyltransferase domain-containing protein produces the protein MDKTIINRNFSRSAGSYNENAFVQSACAGILAGYLAGRDHDRILEIGCGTGAYTRELRRLFPKAAITALDMSPDMLRAAAGDMAGEGIEFIERDCEQYDDMVGFGLITSNAAIHWLSDPVGAIRKLVPLVSPGGDICFSIYGPGTFTELRDTVKECLGEERDIASSRFMSGGTIKEVLTGYFDLVEMEKREFAIEFPSLFELMRNIKRTGTRGAGISGVRTLDRGMIRKMEKTMIRRYGRVIASHHVYFLNARGRRA, from the coding sequence ATGGATAAGACAATCATAAACAGGAATTTCTCACGCAGCGCCGGTTCATATAATGAGAACGCGTTCGTACAATCCGCCTGTGCGGGGATACTGGCGGGGTACCTCGCGGGGCGTGACCACGACAGGATACTTGAGATAGGTTGCGGCACCGGGGCGTATACAAGGGAGCTCAGGCGCCTGTTCCCGAAAGCCGCGATCACGGCACTGGATATGTCCCCGGACATGCTTCGCGCCGCCGCCGGGGATATGGCGGGCGAGGGTATCGAATTCATAGAGAGGGATTGCGAGCAATACGATGATATGGTGGGGTTCGGGCTCATAACGTCGAACGCCGCCATACACTGGTTGAGCGACCCTGTAGGCGCTATCAGGAAATTGGTTCCACTTGTCTCTCCCGGAGGTGATATATGCTTTTCTATATATGGTCCCGGGACGTTCACCGAGCTCAGGGATACCGTTAAGGAATGCCTGGGAGAGGAGAGGGATATAGCTTCTTCCCGTTTCATGTCCGGGGGAACGATCAAAGAGGTTCTGACCGGGTATTTTGATCTGGTAGAGATGGAAAAGAGGGAATTTGCCATTGAATTCCCTTCCCTGTTCGAGCTTATGAGGAACATAAAACGTACGGGAACGCGTGGCGCGGGGATATCAGGAGTAAGGACATTGGACCGGGGAATGATACGAAAAATGGAAAAAACCATGATCAGGCGTTACGGCAGAGTTATCGCCTCCCATCATGTATATTTCCTGAACGCGCGGGGGCGGAGGGCATGA
- the bioD gene encoding dethiobiotin synthase: protein MSRILLVTGTDTDVGKTVVTALLNKYLNECGVMSVTQKWVQTGSKSGHDDISRHMGSVHDGERTLAGYRGLMVPYTLAHAASPHLAAVLEGVEINAATIIENSRELSRHFDVVLSEGAGGLMVPVNADVTILDIAEILGADVLVVAANRLGCINHTLLTINELKRRSVGIVGVVFNRTSPEGDEIVLRDNPKMISRMSGVEVIGELPFFLDEGTLYEAFRPIGVRVLEILKKGDRNGK, encoded by the coding sequence ATGAGCAGGATACTATTGGTGACAGGGACAGATACGGATGTTGGGAAGACCGTCGTAACGGCGCTTTTGAACAAATATCTCAACGAGTGCGGGGTAATGTCCGTTACGCAAAAATGGGTGCAGACCGGCAGCAAGAGTGGCCATGACGATATCAGCCGGCATATGGGATCCGTACATGACGGAGAAAGGACATTGGCGGGATATAGGGGCCTTATGGTGCCATATACCCTGGCGCATGCCGCGTCTCCGCATTTAGCGGCGGTCCTGGAAGGGGTCGAAATAAACGCGGCAACGATCATAGAGAATTCGCGGGAACTTTCCAGGCACTTTGATGTAGTCCTGTCGGAAGGGGCCGGTGGGCTTATGGTCCCGGTCAATGCTGATGTTACAATATTGGATATTGCCGAGATACTGGGAGCGGATGTCCTTGTGGTAGCGGCTAACCGGCTAGGTTGTATAAACCATACGCTGCTTACGATAAACGAGCTTAAAAGGCGGTCGGTGGGAATTGTTGGTGTGGTCTTTAACCGGACATCCCCGGAAGGCGACGAGATAGTGCTCAGGGATAACCCGAAGATGATATCCCGTATGTCGGGCGTGGAGGTCATAGGGGAACTACCGTTCTTCCTTGACGAGGGAACGCTGTACGAAGCTTTCAGGCCGATCGGGGTACGGGTCCTGGAAATATTGAAGAAAGGCGATCGAAATGGTAAATAG
- the bioA gene encoding adenosylmethionine--8-amino-7-oxononanoate transaminase, with protein sequence MVNSADLARRDIEHVWHPYTQMKDCEKHPPIPIRSAKGVRLYDHDGKFYYDTISSWWCNVHGHGHPAIVRAIQEQAQTLEHVLFAGFTHEPAIECAEKLVSILPAGLGRIFYSDNGSTAVEVAMKMSFQYWQNTGSKKKMRFLALDMAYHGDTIGAMSVSGVDLFNQVFAPLFLDALKVPTPYCYRCPVGCKAGSCSMECADIMERTVRDNSEDLAAVIIEPLLMGAGGMIVYPEEYLRRVRKVTAECGVHLIADEVATGFGRTGSMFACGKAGIAPDIMCLSKGITSGYLPMGVTATTEDIFNAFYDDHENKKTFYHGHTFTANPIACAAASASMRILMGMDVPGKVEAIRRRLSGFLDSFGSHPLVGDIRGIGVVGAMELVKDRDKKTPFGIKERIGLDIYTQGLSDNLVLRPLGNIIYFFLPISITEEEMSDMFGRAHKAISKVLDAWSKRGRGKER encoded by the coding sequence ATGGTAAATAGCGCTGACCTGGCCCGAAGGGACATAGAGCACGTATGGCATCCTTATACACAGATGAAAGACTGCGAGAAGCATCCGCCTATACCTATAAGGTCGGCGAAAGGTGTCAGGCTTTATGATCATGACGGGAAATTCTATTACGACACGATATCCAGCTGGTGGTGTAACGTCCATGGACACGGGCATCCCGCGATCGTGAGGGCGATCCAGGAACAGGCCCAAACATTGGAACATGTGCTTTTTGCCGGGTTCACCCATGAACCGGCGATAGAATGCGCGGAAAAACTCGTGTCCATATTGCCGGCGGGGCTTGGTCGTATATTCTATTCGGATAACGGTTCGACGGCAGTGGAAGTCGCCATGAAGATGTCGTTCCAGTATTGGCAGAATACCGGAAGCAAGAAGAAAATGCGGTTCCTGGCCCTGGACATGGCTTATCACGGCGATACTATCGGCGCGATGAGCGTCAGCGGAGTGGACCTTTTCAACCAGGTGTTCGCGCCTCTTTTTCTTGACGCATTGAAAGTGCCGACACCCTATTGTTACCGGTGCCCTGTCGGGTGTAAGGCCGGCAGCTGTTCGATGGAATGCGCCGATATAATGGAACGGACAGTAAGGGACAACTCGGAAGACCTGGCGGCCGTGATCATCGAACCGCTTCTTATGGGCGCCGGCGGGATGATCGTATACCCGGAGGAATATCTCAGAAGGGTCCGCAAGGTCACGGCCGAGTGCGGCGTGCACCTTATCGCGGATGAGGTCGCCACCGGGTTCGGGAGGACCGGGAGCATGTTCGCTTGTGGAAAAGCGGGGATCGCCCCGGATATCATGTGCCTCTCCAAGGGGATAACATCCGGGTATCTCCCTATGGGGGTTACAGCGACCACCGAAGATATTTTCAACGCGTTCTACGACGATCATGAGAACAAAAAGACCTTTTACCATGGGCACACGTTCACGGCAAACCCGATAGCCTGCGCCGCGGCGTCGGCCAGTATGCGTATACTCATGGGAATGGACGTTCCCGGAAAAGTCGAGGCAATAAGACGCCGGCTCTCCGGTTTCCTGGATAGTTTTGGTTCCCATCCATTGGTCGGGGACATAAGAGGGATAGGGGTGGTCGGTGCGATGGAACTCGTCAAGGACCGGGATAAGAAAACACCTTTCGGTATAAAGGAGAGGATAGGACTCGACATATACACACAGGGTTTATCCGACAACCTTGTATTGCGGCCCCTGGGTAACATAATATATTTCTTCCTGCCGATATCGATCACGGAAGAAGAGATGTCCGATATGTTCGGACGTGCTCATAAGGCGATAAGTAAAGTGCTTGATGCCTGGAGCAAGCGCGGTCGAGGAAAGGAGCGATAA